Proteins co-encoded in one Populus trichocarpa isolate Nisqually-1 chromosome 10, P.trichocarpa_v4.1, whole genome shotgun sequence genomic window:
- the LOC18102756 gene encoding F-box protein At5g49610, whose amino-acid sequence MESHDFSSDIIYEILTRSSMETVGRCRLLSKECNSITYDSIFTNLHSHRTNTISGYFMQSMMSNRFYSSFVSIDSTTWRSYPKLSLNFLPDRVEIQGSTNQGILLCRTHHPRYYVCKPTTKQWRRIPNPKTRYHTIATGMIVIRSNPLHYKIARFSQPKTRCHDKEFFQYYWVRCELFDSKTWTWKQLDEVKLQNHESLSRKPAVSVSGSLHWLTWVENNIFAFHVSKESYSMFSLPLSVSQDNKGKDIELVEYMGKLAVTCIGKDESSMELWVMENYGKTEWNKRYKINIEALRRKEPDTRPAAFYNADIVLMKEYDHRVTFFNFKNGSFDRLSLENNVNRGCFRFQSDFEPSDLTGGFALKHPQGKRGRSKSKRRKSLTKYSIGQLGFRQLFALTTSKSFLILLLAFIFFCYVLDF is encoded by the coding sequence ATGGAGTCTCATGATTTTAGCTCAGATATCATCTATGAGATTCTAACTCGTTCATCCATGGAAACTGTAGGAAGATGCAGACTTCTTTCCAAGGAATGCAACAGTATCACCTATGACTCTATTTTCACCAATCTTCATAGCCATAGAACAAACACTATATCCGGTTATTTCATGCAAAGCATGATGAGCAACAGATTTTATTCCTCCTTTGTGTCCATTGACAGTACTACTTGGAGGTCCTATCCTAAACTGTCCCTCAATTTCTTACCTGACAGAGTGGAGATTCAGGGATCAACAAACCAAGGTATTTTGCTTTGTCGAACTCATCATCCACGATATTATGTGTGCAAGCCCACCACCAAACAATGGCGAAGAATCCCGAATCCGAAGACCCGATACCATACTATAGCTACTGGCATGATTGTGATAAGATCGAACCCTTTGCATTACAAGATAGCCAGGTTCTCGCAGCCCAAAACTCGGTGTCATGATAAAGAATTCTTTCAATATTATTGGGTTAGATGTGAGTTGTTTGATTCAAAGACTTGGACGTGGAAGCAACTGGATGAAGTAAAGTTGCAAAATCACGAGTCACTTTCCCGGAAGCCTGCTGTATCTGTATCCGGCTCACTTCACTGGCTTACATGGGTAGAAAACAACATATTTGCATTTCATGTAAGCAAAGAAAGCTATAGCATGTTTTCGCTACCTCTATCAGTTTCTCAGGATAACAAGGGCAAGGACATTGAACTCGTCGAATATATGGGAAAACTTGCCGTAACCTGCATTGGTAAAGATGAGAGTTCCATGGAATTGTGGGTCATGGAGAATTATGGGaaaacagaatggaacaagaggTATAAGATAAACATTGAAGCTTTAAGAAGGAAGGAACCCGACACCAGGCCTGCTGCCTTCTACAATGCTGATATTGTGCTAATGAAAGAATATGATCATCGCGTGACGTTCTTCAACTTCAAGAATGGAAGTTTTGATCGGCTGTCTTTAGAGAACAACGTAAATCGTGGATGTTTCCGATTTCAATCAGATTTTGAGCCGAGTGATTTGACGGGTGGATTTGCATTGAAACATCCGCAAGGTAAACGAGGAAGAAGTAAATCAAAGAGAAGGAAGTCTCTTACAAAATATAGTATTGGTCAATTAGGTTTCAGACAATTATTTGCTTTAACCACTTCAAAATCGTTTCTCATTCTGCTGTTagccttcatttttttctgttatgTTTTAGATTTCTAG